Within the Myxococcaceae bacterium JPH2 genome, the region ACCCTCCGTGTTGGTGGCGGACGTCGTGACGAGCGGGCGCCCCAAGGCCTTGGCCAGCTCGCGCGGCAGAGTGAGATCCGGCACACGGATGCCCACCTGCTTCTGCTTCGTCATCATGATTTCTGGCACCAACCGTGTGGCTTCCAGCACGAACGTGAAGGCTCCCGGTGTGAGTCCTTTCATCGTCCGGTACGCGAAGTTGCTCACATGGGCATAGCGCGCCACGTCCGAGAGATCCGGACACAGAATGGACAAGGGTTTCTTCTTGTCGCGCCCCTTGAGTTGGTAAAGCCGCTCGATGCCCTTCTTCGAGGTCAAATCACACCCCAGGGCGTAATACGTGTCGGTGGGATAGGCGAGCAGTCCGCCCTTCTCCAACACTTCCACGGCCCGGGCCACATGGCGTGGCGAGGGATGCTTCAGGTCCACCTCGAGGATGGGTGCGGACATGGCGTGACAGGGCCTCCGAGCGTCGATGACGCGGCGCCCTGAAAGCCTATGCGCTTTCCGTTCCCTCGTCCGCGCGGATCTCTCCACTGGCGGACAGCGCACGACGCGTGAGCACCGGGCCCACCAGCTCGTGTGCGGTAATCATCGCGACGATGAGCACCTCGACCTGGGGACCGAACGACGGGAACGTCTTGGTCACCAGTGCCGCCAGGCCAAACGTCACGCCCGCCTGGGAAATGAGGCCCATCCACAGGTAGCGCTTGAGGCGCGCGTCATCCGCGGGCGCGAAGCGGCGACACGCCAGCCAGATGGCCAGCGCGCGCAAGCCCACGAGCAACACGGCCGCCGGCCCCACTGTCACCAGCGAGTCCAGCTTCAGCCCCGCGCCCGCCGCGGCGAAGAACAGCGCGAACACCGGCAGGCCCGCGCGCTGGATGGCCTGATGGATGCGCGCGCCCTCGCGCTCGTCCAGGTTGGCGATGATCGCCCCGGCCGCCAGCGAGATGAGCAGCGGAGACAGGTGCAGCCGCGCGCCCCCTTCCGCGGACGCGAACGAGAGGCCCACCAGGAACAGCGGCAGCTCGCGGTTGACGCCACGCATGTACAACAGCATCGCGATGGCGAGCAGCGCGCCCACGCCCACCGAGCCGAACAGCTCCCAGCCCACGCCGCCCAGGAGCGCGCCGAGGTCCAACCCACCGCCAAAGCTGGCCCGCGTCAGTCCCGCCGCCAGCGCGAAGGCCACCATGACGAACAGGTCGCCGATGATGACGAGCGCCATGAGGAACTCGGTGAAGGAGCCGCGCGCGGAGGTCTCCTGGACGATGGCGATGGTGACCGTGGGCGAGAACGACACGACCACCGTGGCCACCAACGCGCTGACCGCCATGGCCTGCGGCATCGTCATGGGCGTGAGGAAAGGCAGCACGGGCTTGAGGGC harbors:
- a CDS encoding cation:proton antiporter, coding for MTGSVFRLGLLMVLLAGITQARGLRADAGTPVLLAAGALLLCGLFAGKVAKGLGLPRLTGYLLVGVAVGPYALGFIPGAGVKGLELVKGLAVSLIALVAGTELHMGLLRRVGARVAILCATVCGITFCVCFATMVALKPVLPFLTPMTMPQAMAVSALVATVVVSFSPTVTIAIVQETSARGSFTEFLMALVIIGDLFVMVAFALAAGLTRASFGGGLDLGALLGGVGWELFGSVGVGALLAIAMLLYMRGVNRELPLFLVGLSFASAEGGARLHLSPLLISLAAGAIIANLDEREGARIHQAIQRAGLPVFALFFAAAGAGLKLDSLVTVGPAAVLLVGLRALAIWLACRRFAPADDARLKRYLWMGLISQAGVTFGLAALVTKTFPSFGPQVEVLIVAMITAHELVGPVLTRRALSASGEIRADEGTESA
- a CDS encoding threonylcarbamoyl-AMP synthase, with product MSAPILEVDLKHPSPRHVARAVEVLEKGGLLAYPTDTYYALGCDLTSKKGIERLYQLKGRDKKKPLSILCPDLSDVARYAHVSNFAYRTMKGLTPGAFTFVLEATRLVPEIMMTKQKQVGIRVPDLTLPRELAKALGRPLVTTSATNTEGEPLTVARDIKTSLGHGLDLILDGGVTLNEPSTVISLMGDALEILRQGKGSLES